From the Cryptomeria japonica chromosome 2, Sugi_1.0, whole genome shotgun sequence genome, one window contains:
- the LOC131072795 gene encoding uncharacterized protein LOC131072795 isoform X1 — protein MAATSLFISNSCSPHLFSQRKQTLSSKSYLHGCPTSIPLSSSSTCFTTHKLHYCYAPKTSSLKSYNFTKILAPPVKGVESSILQSSQDEEPSAAAIVDSFYAAINRKDFTLLSNLLAEDCILHRTLFSEPFEGKERVMKLIRDSVDPMDSETRFVIDETIEGTPNKVGKIWHLEQKRADFIFDRGFSFHSCKSYQGKLLISDIEVFINSIQLDILYSAINETFAEAFIKKIEGPVILIRAVKQASMKALKEVMEASTKVLKEVMKVFPSLPTKMETKNKQLAPKYQFLFGLTFSMLLLCSLLLLL, from the exons ATGGCAGCCACATCTCTTTTCATTTCAAACTCATGTTCCCCACACTTATTCTCTCAGAGAAAACAAACTCTGAGCTCCAAATCATACCTCCATGGCTGCCCAACTTCCATACCACTTTCCTCTTCCTCAACTTGTTTCACTACTCATAAACTCCATTACTGTTATGCACCCAAAACCTCTTCATTAAAAAGCTATAATTTCACCAAGATATTGGCACCACCTGTGAAGGGAGTAGAGAGCTCCATCCTCCAATCTAGCCAAGATGAAGAACCATCAGCTGCAGCCATTGTTGATAGTTTTTATGCTGCAATAAACAGAAAAGATTTTACATTGTTGTCAAACCTTTTAGCAGAAGACTGCATCTTGCATCGTACGTTATTCTCTGAGCCTTTTGAGGGCAAAGAG AGAGTTATGAAACTTATAAGGGATTCGGTGGATCCTATGGACTCTGAAACAAGATTTGTgatagatgagaccattgaaggaACACCTAATAAAGTGGGAAAAATATGGCATTTAG AGCAGAAAAGGGCAGACTTTATCTTTGACAGGGGCTTCAGCTTCCACAGTTGTAAAAGCTATCAAGGAAAGCTATTAATCAGTGACATCGAAGTCTTTATAAACTCAATTCAGCTGGACATCCTTTATTCTGCGATTAATGAG ACTTTTGCGGAGGCCTTCATAAAAAAAATAGAG GGTCCTGTGATACTCATAAGAGCAGTAAAACAG GCTTCTATGAAGGCCCTAAAAGAAGTAATGGAG GCTTCTACGAAGGTCCTAAAAGAAGTAATGAAGGTGTTTCCATCTCTACCTACAAAAATGGAAACAAAAAACAAGCAACTTGCCCCTAAATACCAATTTCTATTTGGGTTGACATTTTCCATGTTGTTGTTATGCAGCTTATTATTACTCCTTTAA
- the LOC131072795 gene encoding uncharacterized protein LOC131072795 isoform X2, translating to MAATSLFISNSCSPHLFSQRKQTLSSKSYLHGCPTSIPLSSSSTCFTTHKLHYCYAPKTSSLKSYNFTKILAPPVKGVESSILQSSQDEEPSAAAIVDSFYAAINRKDFTLLSNLLAEDCILHRTLFSEPFEGKERVMKLIRDSVDPMDSETRFVIDETIEGTPNKVGKIWHLEQKRADFIFDRGFSFHSCKSYQGKLLISDIEVFINSIQLDILYSAINEVLTLLICVQITDFCGGLHKKNRGSCDTHKSSKTGFYEGPKRSNGGFYEGPKRSNEGVSISTYKNGNKKQATCP from the exons ATGGCAGCCACATCTCTTTTCATTTCAAACTCATGTTCCCCACACTTATTCTCTCAGAGAAAACAAACTCTGAGCTCCAAATCATACCTCCATGGCTGCCCAACTTCCATACCACTTTCCTCTTCCTCAACTTGTTTCACTACTCATAAACTCCATTACTGTTATGCACCCAAAACCTCTTCATTAAAAAGCTATAATTTCACCAAGATATTGGCACCACCTGTGAAGGGAGTAGAGAGCTCCATCCTCCAATCTAGCCAAGATGAAGAACCATCAGCTGCAGCCATTGTTGATAGTTTTTATGCTGCAATAAACAGAAAAGATTTTACATTGTTGTCAAACCTTTTAGCAGAAGACTGCATCTTGCATCGTACGTTATTCTCTGAGCCTTTTGAGGGCAAAGAG AGAGTTATGAAACTTATAAGGGATTCGGTGGATCCTATGGACTCTGAAACAAGATTTGTgatagatgagaccattgaaggaACACCTAATAAAGTGGGAAAAATATGGCATTTAG AGCAGAAAAGGGCAGACTTTATCTTTGACAGGGGCTTCAGCTTCCACAGTTGTAAAAGCTATCAAGGAAAGCTATTAATCAGTGACATCGAAGTCTTTATAAACTCAATTCAGCTGGACATCCTTTATTCTGCGATTAATGAG GTGCTTACATTATTGATTTGTGTGCAAATAACAGACTTTTGCGGAGGCCTTCATAAAAAAAATAGAG GGTCCTGTGATACTCATAAGAGCAGTAAAACAG GCTTCTATGAAGGCCCTAAAAGAAGTAATGGAG GCTTCTACGAAGGTCCTAAAAGAAGTAATGAAGGTGTTTCCATCTCTACCTACAAAAATGGAAACAAAAAACAAGCAACTTGCCCCTAA